TCCTCGATCTCCCTCGGACAGTTGGGGTCCATGAAGCCAGGGGACCAGCCGGCGCCCCGCGAGTCTACGCGGACGACCACGTAGCCATGAGGGATCCACCGCTCGGGGTCGGTGACCTCCCAGTTCTGATACTTGTTGGTCGATCCCTCCAGGATCTCCGGATGGTCCTCCACCATCTTCTGCCACTGCATCGGGTAGCCCTCCTGGTAGGAGAGTCCCTTCGCATAAACCCCGTAGGTCATGATCACCGGGTAGTGACCGTCTTCGAGGGGGCGAAAGACATCGGCCCGGAGGACGATGCCGTCGTCCATGGGCATCGGCTGGTGCCAGGTGATGCGCAGCCCGTCGCGGACCTCGGTGCGGGCCTCGACCTCGGGGGCGTGGCTCATGGCGATCTCCTTATCCGCTCGCCGGGCTCGTCGAAGCGTCGGGGCGCCTAAGCTACCATGACGCGCCGAGGGCCGCCATCCGCAGAGCCAGTATCGGGCCCGCGACACACCTTGCGGACGCCTGTGGCGGGGAAATATGATGCCGGCATCGTGGACCGCTGGACGATCACCAGAGTCTCGGGGCAGACGCCAGGAGGGGAAACATGATTCAGGCGTGCAAGCTCGGCCATGTCGTGCTGAAAGTCCGGGACGCCGGCAAATCGAAGGATTTTTACACGCGGACCCTGGGATTGAAGGTGGCCCACGAGGACTTGGAGCGGGGGACGGTGTTCCTCAGCTTCGGCCGGGAGCACCATGAGCTGGCCCTGTTCCAACTGGCTACCGGCGAAGCGCCTCACGCTGCCCAGCCCGGTCTGCACCATATGGCGTGGAAGCTCGGGAGCTTTGAGGAACTGCAGGCAGCCTACAGAGAACTGAAGGCGATGGGGGTGCCGGTCGAGGCCACGATCGAGCACAATGTGACCCGTAGCGTCTATTTCCCTGACCCCGACGGCAACCGCGTGGAGTTGTACTGCGACATGGTGGAACACGGCTTCGAGACCATGCGCACGGTAGGACCCAGGCGCGACCCCCTGGATCTGGAGTAGGGGGCGACTCGTCCGTCGACCCCGGAGGTGCTCGCGCTGCTCGCAGCCGGCCGCTGACCGCGAAACTTCTCGCCATCCGCCGGAGCCGTGTATATACTGTGGTGGTCTGGCTCGATCCAGGGCTCATCGCGAGCCCCGTCCTTCTCAGACCGCGTTTCCCGGCCACTTCCGCTTCGTGGGGCGTGTTTTTGAACTCGCGGAAGACTGACCGGGCCCAGAAGCGCCCTCACGAGGAACTCGTTCCATGTCGTTCACCTCCTTCACCCTGCACGTCGATTTGCTGCGCGGGCTCGACGCCCTCGGCTTCGCCGTGCCCACGCCCATTCAAAAGGACGCCATCCCCCCGGCCACCGAGGGGCGGGACGTGCTCGCCTGCGCCATGACGGGTAGCGGCAAGACCGCCGCGTTCCTGCTGCCGATCCTCCAGCGGCTCGTCGACCGGCCGCGGGGCGTCACCCGCGCCCTCGTGCTGGCGCCCACCCGGGAGCTGGCCGCCCAGATCGACGAGCATCGCCGGGAGCTCGCGCGCTTCACGCGCATCGGCGGCGCCGCCGTCTTCGGAGGCGTTGCCATGGGGCCGCAGGAGCAGGCCTTCCGTCGCGGCGCCGACATTTTGGTAGCGACGCCTGGCCGGCTGCTCGATCATTTTCAACATTCGTACGCGCGGCTGGCCGGGCTCGAGGTGCTGGTCCTGGACGAGGCCGACCGCATGCTCGACATGGGGTTCTTGCCCGACATCCGGCGGATCATGAAGGCGCTGCCCGCCGGGCGCCGGCAGACGCTGCTCTTCTCGGCCACCCTGCCGCCCGCCATCACCGCGCTGGCCCGCGAGCTGCTGCGCGATCCGGTGATGATCAACGTGGAGCGGCCGGCGGCGCCGGCGGTGGGTGTCAGCCACGCCGCCTACCCGGTGGCGTCGGACCTGAAGCTGCCGCTGCTCGTTGAGCTGCTCCGCCAGCCCGGCGTCCGAAACATGCTCGTCTTCACCCGCACCAAGCACCGGGCCAACCGTCTCGCCGACGGCCTGGTGCGGCGCGGCGTGGCGGCCCAGCGCATCCACGGCAACCGCAGCCAGGCCCAGCGCACCCGGGCCCTCGCCGCCTTCAAGGCCGGCGCCTGCCGCGTGCTGGTGGCCACCAACATCGCCGCGCGCGGCATCGACGTCACCGGTCTCAGCCACGTGGTGAACTTCGACGTGCCCACCATGACGGACGATTACATCCACCGGGTCGGACGGACGGCTCGGGCGGAGGCGGTGGGCGATGCCATCACGCTCGTGTCGCCCGCGGAGGAAGCCGACTTCCGGTCGATCGAGCACGCCTTCGGCACGCGGATCCCGCGCGTCACCCTGCCGGGCTTCGACTACACGGCGCGGGCGACCGAGCGCCTCGAAGTGCCGATGGCGCAGCGCATCGCCGCCATCCGGGCCCGCCGGGCCGACGAGCGCGCGCGGAGCCGCACCAACGCCGCCCGCGCTCACGTCCCGTACAGGTGACAGGCCACCTGGTGGCCGGCGGACTGCTCCCGTAGCACCGGCTCGACCTCGGCGCAGACGGGCAGCGCGTGCGGACACCGCGGATGAAAGCGGCACCCGGCGGGCGGATCGAAGGCGCTCGGCACCTCGCCGCGCAGGATGACCTCCTCCCGCACGTCGTCGGGGTGTGCGGGCAGCGCGTTGTTGAGCAGCACCTGGGTGTAGGGATGTAGCGGGTGCGCGTACAGCTCGTCGCCGTCTCCACGAGGTTGCCGAGGTGCATCA
This window of the Candidatus Methylomirabilota bacterium genome carries:
- a CDS encoding VOC family protein translates to MIQACKLGHVVLKVRDAGKSKDFYTRTLGLKVAHEDLERGTVFLSFGREHHELALFQLATGEAPHAAQPGLHHMAWKLGSFEELQAAYRELKAMGVPVEATIEHNVTRSVYFPDPDGNRVELYCDMVEHGFETMRTVGPRRDPLDLE
- a CDS encoding DEAD/DEAH box helicase, which gives rise to MSFTSFTLHVDLLRGLDALGFAVPTPIQKDAIPPATEGRDVLACAMTGSGKTAAFLLPILQRLVDRPRGVTRALVLAPTRELAAQIDEHRRELARFTRIGGAAVFGGVAMGPQEQAFRRGADILVATPGRLLDHFQHSYARLAGLEVLVLDEADRMLDMGFLPDIRRIMKALPAGRRQTLLFSATLPPAITALARELLRDPVMINVERPAAPAVGVSHAAYPVASDLKLPLLVELLRQPGVRNMLVFTRTKHRANRLADGLVRRGVAAQRIHGNRSQAQRTRALAAFKAGACRVLVATNIAARGIDVTGLSHVVNFDVPTMTDDYIHRVGRTARAEAVGDAITLVSPAEEADFRSIEHAFGTRIPRVTLPGFDYTARATERLEVPMAQRIAAIRARRADERARSRTNAARAHVPYR
- a CDS encoding oligopeptide/dipeptide ABC transporter ATP-binding protein; protein product: MLLNNALPAHPDDVREEVILRGEVPSAFDPPAGCRFHPRCPHALPVCAEVEPVLREQSAGHQVACHLYGT